The proteins below come from a single Chryseobacterium capnotolerans genomic window:
- a CDS encoding patatin-like phospholipase family protein, with protein MNFEKVGLVLSGGGTKGIAHAGVLKFLKEKNVEIDILSCCSAGSIVGCLHAIGKTPEEILDFFNSVYFFNWKHFAFNQPGLVSSIIFRNYLKPIFHDMKLGDLDIEVKIVATELVGGTQKIFDKDFEVVDAIIASCSIPGITTPYIIGDEMYCDGGVLNNFPADIIRDDCDKLIGVFVSPPNDAKIKDLNSIKAIVSRSYDLLSYRIEKVKFDYCDWFISSQKLSAYGTFERGKDRLEQIFDIGYTAAKESYDDSRFLTELRQAGT; from the coding sequence ATGAATTTTGAGAAAGTAGGACTTGTTTTGTCAGGTGGTGGTACCAAAGGCATTGCTCATGCAGGAGTATTGAAATTCCTGAAGGAGAAAAATGTAGAAATAGATATTCTTTCCTGTTGTAGCGCAGGGTCTATTGTGGGATGCCTTCATGCCATAGGAAAAACTCCGGAAGAAATTCTGGATTTTTTCAATTCTGTGTATTTTTTTAACTGGAAGCACTTTGCATTCAATCAACCCGGATTGGTTTCTTCAATCATTTTCAGAAACTATTTGAAACCAATTTTCCATGATATGAAATTGGGTGACCTAGATATTGAAGTGAAAATTGTAGCCACAGAGCTGGTAGGGGGAACACAAAAGATTTTTGATAAGGATTTTGAGGTAGTAGATGCTATCATTGCCTCGTGTTCTATTCCTGGAATAACCACACCTTATATTATCGGAGATGAAATGTATTGTGATGGGGGAGTCCTGAACAATTTCCCGGCAGATATTATCAGAGATGACTGTGATAAACTTATAGGAGTATTCGTTTCACCGCCGAATGATGCTAAAATCAAAGATCTGAATTCCATTAAAGCCATTGTTTCCCGTTCTTATGATCTTCTTTCCTATAGAATTGAAAAAGTGAAGTTTGATTATTGCGATTGGTTTATCTCTTCTCAAAAGCTATCCGCATACGGAACTTTCGAACGTGGAAAAGATCGTCTGGAGCAGATTTTTGATATTGGTTATACCGCAGCTAAAGAAAGCTATGATGACAGCCGTTTTCTTACAGAGTTAAGACAGGCCGGAACATAA
- a CDS encoding serine hydrolase domain-containing protein — MPRLFLILAISALLSVSVKAQKAAPYSKKIDSIITSSTPLKFNGVVLVSQNGKTKYLKANGYKDFEKKTALKTDDQFEIMSNSKQVTAVLIVQAAEKGKLNLQTPIKKYLPTLTQSWADTITIHHLLNHTHGITDLEKPAIFKAGSQFKYGNLSYMLLGKILQNTTGKSFTELANSLFKKIKMEKTFVYNSTDNQALVPGYRSENNQFEKVDRSFLNDDIVPAAGIVSTVEDLAKWDQALFKGELLSPQFQKLILTPSTFSQHNVFGKESMGFGYNIRFIKESGLNYYAVTGLGDGFTCLNVYFPSTDTSLVILENQMPRNSEHWSFQEAAIKNVVLKSMTSK; from the coding sequence ATGCCCAGATTATTTCTTATCCTTGCCATTTCAGCATTACTCTCTGTTTCTGTAAAGGCACAAAAAGCAGCTCCTTATTCGAAAAAAATTGACAGTATTATCACTTCTTCTACCCCATTGAAGTTCAACGGAGTGGTTTTAGTCTCTCAAAATGGAAAAACAAAATACCTGAAGGCAAATGGATATAAGGATTTTGAGAAAAAGACAGCCTTAAAAACCGACGATCAGTTTGAAATTATGTCGAATTCTAAACAAGTCACCGCTGTTTTGATTGTACAGGCTGCTGAAAAGGGTAAACTTAACCTCCAGACTCCGATAAAAAAATATCTCCCAACACTTACCCAATCCTGGGCAGATACCATTACCATACACCATCTTTTGAACCATACCCATGGAATTACAGACCTAGAGAAACCAGCTATTTTTAAAGCTGGCTCACAGTTTAAATATGGGAATCTGTCTTATATGCTGTTAGGGAAAATCCTTCAAAATACAACCGGAAAAAGCTTCACAGAGCTCGCTAACTCCCTTTTTAAGAAAATAAAGATGGAGAAAACATTTGTGTATAACAGTACAGATAATCAAGCTCTGGTTCCAGGGTATAGAAGTGAAAATAATCAGTTTGAAAAGGTAGATCGTTCATTTTTAAATGATGATATTGTACCTGCTGCAGGAATTGTTTCTACAGTGGAGGATCTTGCAAAATGGGATCAGGCATTGTTCAAGGGAGAACTTCTTTCACCTCAATTTCAAAAACTGATTCTGACTCCGTCTACATTCTCTCAACACAATGTCTTTGGAAAAGAAAGCATGGGATTCGGATACAACATCAGGTTCATCAAAGAGTCTGGACTTAATTATTATGCAGTGACAGGACTTGGTGATGGCTTTACCTGTCTTAATGTATACTTCCCGTCAACAGATACCAGTTTGGTTATTCTTGAAAATCAAATGCCTCGAAACAGTGAACACTGGAGCTTTCAGGAAGCCGCTATTAAAAATGTGGTCCTAAAAAGTATGACTTCAAAATAG
- a CDS encoding GbsR/MarR family transcriptional regulator translates to MQLSEAKEKYIQTWGTFATNWGINRTMAQVHALLLASGKPLSTDEVMEQLEISRGNANMNLRALMDWGIVRKEFIKGDRKEYFVAEKDVWYLFKQITKERRKREIEPVISFLEELRNIEDSDSEEAKEFIKLMDDFSSVTGKINNIMDLAIKSDDHWLVGKITNLLK, encoded by the coding sequence ATGCAACTTTCAGAAGCCAAAGAAAAATACATTCAGACCTGGGGGACTTTTGCTACCAATTGGGGAATTAACCGTACGATGGCACAGGTCCATGCATTGCTTTTGGCGAGTGGTAAACCATTGTCTACCGATGAGGTGATGGAACAGCTGGAAATTTCAAGAGGAAATGCCAATATGAACCTTCGTGCTTTGATGGATTGGGGGATTGTAAGAAAAGAATTTATAAAAGGAGACCGAAAAGAATACTTTGTAGCAGAGAAAGACGTTTGGTACCTTTTCAAACAAATTACCAAAGAACGTAGGAAAAGAGAAATTGAGCCGGTAATCTCCTTTTTGGAAGAGTTAAGGAATATTGAAGATAGCGATTCAGAGGAAGCCAAAGAATTTATCAAGTTGATGGATGATTTCAGCTCTGTAACCGGAAAGATCAACAATATTATGGATCTGGCGATAAAAAGTGACGACCACTGGCTGGTAGGGAAAATTACCAACCTGTTGAAATAG
- a CDS encoding ABC transporter ATP-binding protein has protein sequence MPLQIKNLTKKFGEQTALNNINISIDKNEIIGLLGPNGAGKSTLMKSIVGALRIDEGEIIFNGLNITQHEIESKKKIGFLPENNPLYLEMYVKEYLQFVANIHKIPESKVDEVIELVGITPEKSKRIGQLSKGYKQRVGLAQAIIHQPDLLILDEPTNGLDPNQILEIRNVIKEIGQQKTVLLSTHIMQEVEALCSRVILIHKGNILQDCPIDEFKGKFNSLEEAFASYTAVEKI, from the coding sequence ATGCCGCTTCAGATAAAGAATCTAACTAAGAAATTTGGGGAACAGACTGCCTTAAACAATATCAACATTTCTATTGATAAAAATGAAATCATTGGTCTTCTGGGGCCTAATGGAGCTGGAAAATCCACGCTGATGAAATCTATTGTTGGGGCATTGAGAATTGATGAAGGGGAGATTATTTTTAATGGTCTCAACATTACTCAACATGAGATTGAAAGCAAGAAAAAAATAGGATTTCTTCCGGAAAACAATCCGCTTTACCTGGAAATGTATGTAAAGGAATACCTTCAGTTTGTAGCAAATATTCACAAAATTCCTGAATCTAAAGTAGATGAAGTTATCGAATTGGTAGGAATTACTCCGGAAAAATCAAAAAGAATCGGTCAGCTTTCAAAAGGATATAAACAGCGTGTAGGATTGGCCCAGGCCATTATCCATCAGCCTGATCTATTAATTCTGGATGAGCCTACCAACGGACTGGATCCTAACCAGATCCTGGAAATCAGAAATGTAATCAAAGAAATCGGACAACAGAAGACAGTTTTACTTTCCACGCATATTATGCAGGAGGTAGAAGCGCTTTGTTCCAGGGTTATCCTTATTCACAAAGGGAATATTCTCCAGGACTGTCCGATTGATGAATTTAAAGGGAAGTTTAACAGCTTAGAGGAAGCTTTCGCAAGTTATACTGCTGTTGAAAAAATTTAA
- a CDS encoding YqjF family protein, with translation MNFLKAEWRKLAIINYEINPETLLKYLPEGTELDFYKGKCYISLVGFMFLNTKLLGLPIPFHRNFEEVNLRFYVKKKENREWKRGVVFIKEIVPKPALSFVANSVYKENYHTLPMKNLIHYQEDELLIQYSWKDKSWHSIRITAEISKQQMEKNSEFEFITEHYYGFTKKENKTSEYEVCHPKWECYQVKDYHLEIDFHKVYGKDFESLNHQNPISVMLAEGSEIEVKTKKYIL, from the coding sequence ATGAATTTTTTAAAAGCAGAATGGAGAAAACTAGCCATCATCAATTACGAAATCAATCCTGAAACATTATTAAAATATCTGCCGGAAGGCACAGAACTCGATTTCTATAAAGGTAAATGCTATATAAGTTTAGTTGGTTTCATGTTTTTAAATACGAAATTATTAGGCTTGCCTATTCCTTTTCACCGTAATTTCGAAGAAGTGAATCTTAGATTTTATGTAAAGAAAAAAGAAAACCGAGAATGGAAACGAGGAGTGGTTTTTATCAAAGAAATCGTCCCTAAACCAGCTTTAAGTTTTGTTGCCAATTCTGTTTATAAAGAAAATTACCATACTTTACCCATGAAAAATCTCATTCATTATCAGGAAGATGAATTGCTGATCCAATATTCATGGAAAGATAAAAGCTGGCACTCTATCCGGATTACAGCAGAAATTTCAAAACAACAGATGGAAAAGAATTCAGAATTTGAATTTATCACAGAGCATTATTATGGTTTTACCAAAAAAGAAAATAAAACTTCAGAGTACGAAGTCTGCCATCCAAAATGGGAATGTTATCAGGTTAAAGATTATCATCTAGAAATTGACTTTCATAAGGTTTATGGTAAAGACTTTGAATCCCTTAATCATCAGAATCCTATTTCAGTAATGCTGGCTGAAGGTTCAGAAATAGAAGTGAAAACAAAAAAGTACATCCTCTAA
- a CDS encoding LytTR family DNA-binding domain-containing protein, with protein sequence MLESQGNDVKITLSTTENFISKNKITDLELLLASKGFIRIHRSFMINTEFVTAFNNHEIHLGTYKIPVGRSYRQKFENFISTFSKNRLL encoded by the coding sequence TTGCTTGAAAGCCAGGGAAATGACGTTAAAATAACCTTATCTACAACCGAAAATTTTATTTCAAAGAATAAAATAACAGATCTGGAACTTCTTTTAGCATCAAAAGGCTTTATAAGAATTCACCGGTCATTTATGATCAATACAGAATTCGTTACCGCTTTTAATAATCATGAAATTCACCTTGGAACCTATAAGATACCCGTGGGAAGGAGTTATCGGCAGAAATTTGAGAACTTTATATCCACATTCTCAAAAAACAGACTTTTATAG
- a CDS encoding TIGR01777 family oxidoreductase — protein MKIIIAAGTGFLGQNLEKYFTEKGDQVYILTRNPKRKNEIYWDAKTIGEWKNSFEQSDILINLAGKSVDCRYHEKNKAEIYASRINSTKILQKAVNLCSEPPKVWLNASSATIYVHSEKHMNTEENGIIGDDFSMNICKSWEEEFFKIQNEGIRKVALRTSIVLGNNDGAFPKLKMITKLGLAGKQGRGNQMVSWIHIDDFCRAIDWIIQDKTIEATINITAPVPLSNEAMMKKLRKQFKAPFGLDAPVWQLEIASIFMKTETELLLKSRNVYPEKLLESGFQFSYSTFEKALLKLLKP, from the coding sequence ATGAAAATAATCATCGCTGCCGGAACCGGATTTCTCGGCCAGAACTTAGAAAAATACTTTACAGAAAAAGGAGATCAGGTTTATATACTGACCCGAAATCCTAAACGTAAAAATGAAATCTATTGGGATGCAAAAACAATAGGGGAATGGAAAAATAGTTTTGAACAGTCTGATATTCTCATCAATCTTGCAGGAAAATCAGTTGACTGCCGCTATCATGAAAAGAATAAAGCAGAGATTTATGCTTCGAGAATAAACAGTACAAAAATATTACAGAAAGCCGTTAATCTTTGTTCTGAACCACCAAAAGTTTGGCTGAATGCGAGTTCTGCAACCATTTACGTACATTCCGAAAAACATATGAATACAGAAGAAAACGGAATAATAGGAGATGATTTTTCAATGAATATCTGTAAAAGTTGGGAAGAGGAATTTTTTAAAATCCAAAATGAAGGAATAAGAAAAGTGGCTCTCCGTACTTCCATTGTACTGGGAAATAATGATGGTGCATTTCCAAAACTGAAAATGATTACAAAATTAGGTTTGGCTGGAAAGCAGGGAAGAGGAAACCAAATGGTAAGCTGGATTCATATTGATGATTTTTGCAGAGCCATAGACTGGATTATCCAGGATAAGACTATAGAAGCTACTATAAACATAACTGCTCCCGTTCCATTATCTAATGAAGCCATGATGAAAAAACTGAGAAAACAATTCAAAGCTCCGTTTGGATTGGATGCGCCTGTATGGCAGTTAGAAATTGCCTCTATATTTATGAAAACAGAAACCGAGCTTTTACTGAAAAGCCGTAACGTTTACCCTGAAAAACTCCTTGAAAGCGGATTTCAATTTTCTTATTCAACCTTTGAGAAGGCTCTTCTTAAACTATTGAAACCTTAA
- the lpdA gene encoding dihydrolipoyl dehydrogenase: protein MNYDIIVIGSGPGGYVTAIRAAQLGFKTAIIEKENLGGICLNWGCIPTKALLKSAQVFHYINHAEDYGLNKVEASFEFPNVIQRSRGVASKMSKGIEFLMKKNKIDVILGTAKVQKGKKVSVTDKEGKVVEYTANHIIIATGARSRELPNLPQDGKKVIGYRQALSLPEQPKSMIVVGSGAIGVEFADFYNTMGTKVTVVEFMPNIVPVEDEEISKHLEKSLKKSGIEIMTNASVESVDTTGEGVKANVKTANGNITLEADVLLSAVGIAANIENIGLEEVGIQTDKGRVLVNEWYETSVPGYYAIGDIIPTQALAHVASAEGITCVEKIKGMHVEKIDYGNIPGCTYCHPEVASVGLTEKQAKEKGYEIKVGKFPLSASGKATANGNTDGFIKVIFDAKYGEWLGCHMIGEGVTDMVAEAVVARKLETTGHEIIKSIHPHPTVSEAIMEAAAAAYGEVIHI from the coding sequence ATGAATTACGATATTATTGTCATTGGAAGTGGTCCTGGTGGATATGTTACTGCGATCAGAGCAGCACAATTGGGTTTCAAAACCGCAATTATCGAGAAAGAAAACTTAGGAGGAATCTGCCTTAACTGGGGATGTATTCCAACCAAAGCTTTATTGAAATCTGCTCAGGTTTTTCATTATATCAACCATGCTGAAGATTATGGACTAAATAAAGTAGAAGCAAGCTTCGAATTCCCGAATGTAATTCAGAGAAGCCGTGGTGTTGCCAGCAAAATGAGCAAAGGAATCGAGTTCTTGATGAAAAAGAACAAGATTGACGTAATTCTGGGTACTGCAAAAGTACAGAAAGGTAAAAAAGTTTCTGTAACCGATAAAGAAGGTAAAGTAGTAGAGTATACTGCCAACCACATTATCATCGCTACAGGAGCTCGTTCAAGAGAATTACCAAACTTACCGCAAGATGGTAAAAAAGTAATTGGATACAGACAGGCATTATCTCTTCCTGAGCAGCCAAAATCTATGATCGTTGTAGGTTCTGGAGCAATCGGAGTAGAATTTGCTGATTTCTATAACACAATGGGAACTAAAGTAACTGTTGTTGAATTTATGCCAAATATCGTTCCAGTAGAAGATGAAGAAATCTCTAAACATTTAGAGAAATCTCTGAAAAAATCAGGAATCGAAATCATGACCAACGCTTCTGTAGAAAGTGTAGATACAACAGGAGAAGGAGTAAAAGCTAACGTTAAAACGGCTAACGGAAACATTACTCTTGAAGCTGATGTTTTATTATCTGCTGTAGGTATTGCTGCTAACATCGAGAATATCGGTTTAGAAGAAGTAGGAATCCAGACAGATAAAGGTAGAGTTTTAGTAAACGAGTGGTATGAAACTTCAGTACCTGGTTACTATGCCATCGGTGATATTATCCCAACTCAGGCGCTTGCTCACGTTGCCTCTGCAGAAGGAATCACTTGTGTTGAGAAAATCAAAGGAATGCATGTTGAGAAAATCGACTACGGCAATATCCCTGGATGTACTTACTGCCACCCTGAAGTAGCTTCTGTAGGTCTTACTGAAAAACAGGCTAAAGAAAAAGGATACGAAATCAAAGTAGGTAAATTCCCTCTTTCTGCAAGTGGTAAAGCTACTGCCAACGGAAATACAGACGGATTTATCAAAGTAATCTTTGATGCAAAATATGGTGAGTGGTTAGGATGTCACATGATTGGTGAAGGAGTAACAGATATGGTTGCTGAAGCAGTAGTTGCTAGAAAATTAGAAACTACAGGTCACGAAATCATTAAATCTATCCACCCGCACCCAACTGTTTCTGAAGCTATCATGGAGGCAGCAGCAGCAGCTTACGGTGAGGTGATTCACATTTAA
- a CDS encoding SRPBCC family protein encodes MSRIYLKTLIDADIQTVFDLARNIDLHQQSTSRTHEKAIAGRMSGLIEENETVTWRAKHLGVYQNLTTKIISMEKTQSVYRRNATRCLQIITPPAYF; translated from the coding sequence ATGTCCAGAATTTATTTAAAAACCCTTATTGATGCTGATATTCAAACCGTTTTTGATTTAGCAAGAAATATAGATTTACATCAGCAGTCGACCTCACGAACCCACGAAAAAGCAATTGCAGGGCGTATGTCAGGTTTGATTGAAGAAAATGAAACCGTTACCTGGAGAGCAAAACATCTGGGAGTGTATCAAAACCTTACTACAAAAATCATCAGTATGGAAAAAACCCAATCAGTTTACAGACGAAATGCAACAAGGTGCCTTCAAATCATTACGCCACCAGCATATTTTTAA
- a CDS encoding fatty acid desaturase, translating to MNHLELIKNVEWKDLKKLSMREIFIENNISMPWFFISLSLAYHGYYWLALPFSGFYFLTALRQVHNGFHNSLGTGKLMTWLSLYLNSLTMLTSVHAVKFNHIRHHKFCLSEEDYEGKSASMKWYEAILYGPKHLFLIHWITFKKANKTYRKNMFLELGSIGVMATVIFYFQIHVLMYHTVVMIFGELLMAFFAVWTVHHDTHENPGIARTQRGFWKNKLTFSMFYHMEHHLFPAVPTIKLPELADRIDKKLPELNKKQTF from the coding sequence ATGAATCATCTTGAACTTATCAAAAATGTAGAATGGAAAGACCTTAAAAAACTTTCCATGAGGGAAATATTTATTGAAAACAATATCAGCATGCCATGGTTTTTCATTTCGTTGTCATTAGCTTATCACGGATATTACTGGTTGGCATTACCATTTTCCGGGTTTTATTTTCTAACCGCTCTCAGGCAAGTGCATAATGGTTTTCATAATTCGTTAGGTACCGGAAAATTGATGACCTGGTTGTCTTTATATCTTAACAGTTTAACGATGTTGACTTCAGTTCATGCTGTAAAATTCAACCATATCAGGCATCACAAATTTTGTCTTTCCGAAGAAGATTATGAAGGGAAATCAGCATCTATGAAATGGTACGAAGCTATTCTGTATGGACCAAAGCACCTGTTTCTGATTCATTGGATCACCTTTAAAAAGGCAAATAAAACATACCGAAAAAATATGTTCCTTGAATTAGGATCTATAGGAGTGATGGCGACTGTGATCTTTTATTTTCAGATTCATGTTCTGATGTATCATACAGTAGTGATGATCTTTGGTGAGCTTCTGATGGCATTTTTTGCAGTCTGGACAGTTCATCATGATACCCATGAAAATCCAGGTATTGCAAGAACACAGCGTGGATTTTGGAAAAATAAGCTGACTTTCAGTATGTTTTATCACATGGAGCATCATTTGTTTCCTGCAGTTCCAACCATTAAGCTTCCGGAGCTTGCTGACAGGATAGACAAAAAATTACCCGAATTAAATAAAAAACAAACCTTCTGA
- a CDS encoding vWA domain-containing protein: MKKTILTILGLALLVSCKTQNAADQSKESKKYSIRKDKDQDGIPNKDDHCPEIAGLPEFSGCPDTDEDGMADKDDACPTVAGPLENNGCRPWPDTDADGVIDKDDACPAVIGPPDNKGCPWPDTDGDGILDKDDACPTVPGGREYNGCPKPKSLVASEVVSSRSKPSSKNTAYTPPQKVQNTHAVITEVKKSDTKMLKPVDVNNEEYGKLVENPFELTQNQPLSTFSIDVDNASYSNIRRMINYGEKVDKDAVRVEEMLNYFKYGYPQPSNGEPFSINTEYGDAPWNSKHKLLKIGLQGKNIPMDNLPASNIVFLLDVSGSMDEPNKLPLLKSSLKILLDKLRPKDKVGIVVYAGSAGVVLPSTSAGEKTKIINALDELQAGGSTAGGQGIELAYKLAQENFIKGGNNRVVLATDGDFNVGVSSREGLETLIEEKRKTGIFLTCLGYGMGNYKDNKMETLADKGNGNYAYIDNMQEANKFLGREFAGSIYTIAKDVKIQIEFNPEFVQSYRLIGYENRKLRNEDFIDDKIDAGELGSGHTVTALYEVVPVGVQSEFLPKDTKLKYSSSRVKNYENELATVKFRYKKPNEDNSQEITKVIERESLSGLKVSQDFKFASSVAWFGLVLRDSKLIKNKDLKEIENLAKEGKSTDTEGYRAEFVRLVESYKAIKP; this comes from the coding sequence ATGAAAAAAACTATTTTAACCATATTAGGGCTTGCTTTATTAGTGAGCTGTAAAACTCAAAATGCTGCTGATCAATCAAAAGAAAGCAAAAAATATAGCATCAGAAAAGATAAAGATCAGGACGGTATTCCTAATAAAGATGATCATTGCCCTGAAATAGCAGGACTTCCTGAATTTAGTGGCTGTCCTGATACAGATGAAGATGGAATGGCAGATAAAGATGATGCTTGTCCAACTGTTGCAGGACCATTAGAAAATAATGGCTGTCGCCCATGGCCGGATACAGATGCAGACGGAGTGATTGATAAGGATGATGCCTGCCCAGCTGTAATTGGACCGCCTGATAATAAGGGCTGTCCATGGCCTGATACTGATGGAGATGGAATTTTAGATAAAGATGATGCCTGTCCTACCGTTCCGGGAGGACGTGAATATAACGGATGTCCGAAGCCAAAGTCACTGGTGGCATCGGAAGTAGTATCTTCGAGAAGTAAACCATCCTCGAAAAATACAGCATATACTCCTCCTCAAAAAGTCCAGAATACTCATGCCGTAATAACAGAAGTTAAAAAGTCTGATACAAAGATGCTGAAACCTGTTGATGTTAATAATGAAGAATATGGCAAATTAGTTGAAAACCCTTTTGAGCTAACGCAAAATCAACCTTTGTCAACATTTTCTATAGATGTAGACAATGCTTCTTATTCCAATATCAGGAGGATGATTAATTATGGAGAGAAAGTAGATAAAGATGCCGTAAGAGTAGAAGAAATGCTCAATTATTTTAAATACGGTTATCCACAGCCAAGCAATGGAGAGCCATTTTCTATTAATACTGAATATGGTGACGCTCCATGGAATTCTAAACATAAATTACTTAAAATCGGATTACAGGGAAAAAATATTCCGATGGATAATCTGCCTGCCTCCAATATTGTTTTTCTGCTTGATGTTTCAGGCTCTATGGATGAACCTAATAAATTACCCTTATTAAAATCTTCCCTTAAAATTTTATTAGATAAGTTACGCCCTAAGGATAAAGTAGGTATTGTAGTATATGCAGGGAGCGCAGGAGTGGTATTGCCCTCTACATCAGCGGGAGAAAAAACTAAGATTATTAACGCCTTAGATGAGCTTCAGGCAGGTGGAAGTACTGCTGGCGGACAAGGAATTGAACTAGCGTATAAACTGGCCCAGGAAAACTTTATAAAAGGAGGAAATAATAGAGTAGTACTGGCAACAGATGGCGATTTCAATGTAGGCGTATCTTCTAGAGAAGGTCTTGAAACGTTGATTGAGGAAAAAAGAAAAACGGGAATTTTCCTTACCTGCTTAGGATATGGAATGGGAAATTATAAAGACAATAAAATGGAAACCCTCGCAGATAAAGGCAATGGAAACTACGCTTATATAGATAACATGCAGGAAGCCAATAAGTTTCTGGGAAGAGAATTTGCAGGAAGTATATACACCATAGCGAAAGATGTTAAAATCCAGATTGAATTTAACCCTGAATTTGTACAGTCTTATCGTTTGATTGGATATGAAAACAGAAAGTTAAGAAATGAAGACTTCATAGATGATAAAATAGATGCTGGAGAATTAGGAAGCGGACACACAGTCACTGCTTTATATGAGGTTGTTCCGGTTGGAGTGCAGTCTGAATTCCTTCCAAAAGATACCAAGTTGAAGTATTCTTCTTCCAGGGTGAAAAATTATGAGAATGAATTGGCAACAGTAAAATTCCGCTATAAAAAGCCAAACGAAGATAATAGCCAGGAAATAACCAAAGTAATTGAAAGAGAATCCCTATCTGGCTTAAAAGTAAGTCAGGATTTTAAATTTGCCTCCTCTGTAGCATGGTTCGGATTGGTATTAAGAGATTCTAAGCTCATTAAAAATAAAGATTTGAAAGAAATAGAAAATCTTGCAAAAGAAGGAAAAAGTACAGATACAGAAGGATATAGAGCCGAATTTGTAAGACTGGTTGAAAGTTATAAAGCAATTAAGCCATAA
- a CDS encoding DCC1-like thiol-disulfide oxidoreductase family protein, which translates to MKTLKNHTLIYDNECPMCAIYSKGFTKYGMLDTEGREAFTEISVRNKNLVDFNRAKNEIALIDHENNKVIYGLDSLLLIIGNSFPFLERIVRIQPLYWFFKKLYSFISYNRKQIIPSKKDYTEQSCVPDFNLKYRLAYIAFVALFSAYILSLYSGKLGMGLHPNFSRELAVCLGQIFWQTLFLKWYLKDKIWDYLGNMMTVSLIGTLLLIPTILTNLVPVFYLIYFGFVVFIMLLEHLRRCRILKLNYFPTISWILFRLTALGIIILTTI; encoded by the coding sequence ATGAAAACGCTCAAAAACCATACCCTGATCTATGACAACGAATGCCCTATGTGTGCTATTTATTCCAAAGGGTTTACAAAATACGGAATGCTTGATACAGAAGGGAGAGAAGCTTTTACAGAAATTTCTGTTAGAAATAAAAATCTGGTAGATTTTAACCGCGCAAAAAATGAGATTGCCCTGATAGATCATGAAAATAATAAAGTGATTTATGGCTTAGATAGTTTGCTTTTAATCATCGGAAATTCATTTCCATTCTTAGAAAGAATAGTCAGGATACAGCCTTTATATTGGTTCTTTAAAAAATTGTATTCCTTTATTTCATATAACCGAAAGCAGATTATTCCATCAAAAAAGGATTATACAGAACAATCCTGTGTACCGGATTTTAATCTGAAATACAGATTAGCCTATATCGCTTTTGTCGCCCTGTTTTCAGCTTATATCTTAAGTTTATATTCAGGAAAGCTCGGGATGGGTTTGCATCCAAACTTCTCCAGAGAGCTGGCTGTTTGTTTAGGACAGATTTTCTGGCAGACTTTATTTTTGAAATGGTATTTAAAAGATAAGATCTGGGATTACCTTGGAAATATGATGACCGTCTCCTTAATAGGAACATTACTCTTAATTCCTACTATATTAACCAATTTAGTTCCTGTTTTTTATCTCATTTATTTTGGTTTTGTAGTATTTATCATGCTTCTTGAACATTTAAGAAGATGCAGGATTTTAAAATTGAATTACTTTCCTACCATTTCATGGATCCTTTTTAGATTAACAGCCCTAGGAATCATCATTTTGACAACCATTTAA